One genomic segment of Actinoplanes ianthinogenes includes these proteins:
- a CDS encoding DUF1932 domain-containing protein, with the protein MIFAVLGLGEAGSLIAADLAAAGATVRGFDPRVAPPPGVIATGGDAEACAGADIVLSVNSATDAADALRASLPACGPDTIWADLNTATPGLKELLRTQAAGAVEVVDVALMSPVPGNGLRTPMAMSGPAAGRLATALGALGADVVVLDGPVGAAATRKLLRSVFYKGMAAAVVEALTAARAAGLEEWLRGTIAAELIRADAATLDRLVDGSRKHALRRRAEMAAAAELLGDLGVPPRIATASRDWLADLI; encoded by the coding sequence ATGATCTTCGCGGTACTGGGGCTGGGCGAGGCCGGCAGTCTGATCGCCGCCGACCTGGCGGCGGCCGGGGCAACGGTCCGGGGTTTCGACCCCCGGGTGGCGCCGCCGCCCGGCGTGATCGCGACCGGCGGTGACGCCGAGGCCTGCGCCGGGGCGGACATCGTGCTCAGCGTGAACAGCGCAACCGACGCCGCCGACGCGCTGCGCGCCTCGCTGCCGGCCTGCGGTCCGGACACCATCTGGGCGGACCTCAACACGGCCACCCCGGGGCTCAAAGAACTTTTGCGTACGCAAGCGGCCGGTGCCGTGGAGGTCGTCGACGTCGCGCTCATGTCCCCGGTGCCCGGCAACGGGCTCCGCACGCCGATGGCGATGTCCGGCCCCGCCGCCGGACGGCTCGCCACCGCCCTCGGCGCCCTGGGCGCCGACGTGGTGGTGCTGGACGGCCCGGTCGGCGCCGCCGCCACCCGCAAGCTGCTGCGCAGCGTCTTCTACAAGGGCATGGCCGCCGCCGTGGTCGAGGCCCTGACCGCGGCGAGGGCGGCCGGCCTGGAGGAGTGGCTGCGGGGCACCATCGCCGCCGAGCTGATCAGGGCGGACGCGGCCACCCTGGACCGGCTGGTCGACGGATCCCGCAAACACGCGCTGCGCCGCCGTGCGGAGATGGCCGCGGCCGCCGAACTACTCGGCGACCTGGGCGTCCCGCCACGGATCGCGACCGCGAGCCGGGACTGGCTCGCCGACCTGATCTGA
- a CDS encoding PIG-L deacetylase family protein, translated as MTDATLVLTAHPGDFVWRAAGAIALANSRGRRVVIGCMSFGERGESASLWRKGYTLDQVKAARRQEAEEAAEVLGAEIRFFDAGDYPLVETPALAQGLIDLYREVQPSVVLTHAPADPYNGDHAVAHQIALKARVLAQAPGVEGPGEVIGAPPVFCFEPHQPEQCGFVPDVLLDVTEVWERKREAMRVLAAQQHLHAYYTELGARRGLQAARNSGPNLGLPNESRAEAYMRVFPQVTRELS; from the coding sequence ATGACCGATGCCACCCTGGTACTCACCGCTCACCCCGGCGACTTCGTGTGGCGTGCCGCGGGCGCGATCGCGCTGGCGAACTCCCGTGGCCGGCGCGTGGTGATCGGCTGCATGAGCTTCGGCGAGCGCGGCGAGTCGGCCTCGCTGTGGCGCAAGGGGTACACCCTCGACCAGGTCAAGGCCGCCCGCCGGCAGGAGGCCGAGGAGGCCGCCGAGGTGCTCGGCGCCGAGATCCGGTTCTTCGACGCCGGTGACTACCCCTTGGTCGAGACCCCGGCGCTAGCGCAGGGCCTGATCGACCTGTACCGCGAGGTGCAGCCATCGGTGGTGCTCACGCACGCGCCGGCCGACCCGTACAACGGCGACCACGCCGTCGCCCACCAGATCGCGCTCAAGGCGCGGGTGCTCGCCCAAGCGCCCGGCGTCGAGGGGCCGGGCGAGGTGATCGGCGCGCCGCCGGTCTTCTGCTTCGAGCCGCACCAGCCCGAGCAGTGCGGCTTCGTGCCGGACGTGCTGCTCGACGTCACCGAGGTGTGGGAGCGCAAGCGCGAGGCGATGCGGGTGCTCGCCGCGCAGCAGCACCTGCACGCGTATTACACCGAGCTCGGCGCGCGGCGCGGCCTGCAGGCGGCCCGCAACTCCGGGCCCAACCTCGGCCTGCCGAACGAGAGCCGGGCCGAGGCGTACATGCGCGTCTTTCCGCAGGTCACCCGGGAGCTGTCGTGA
- a CDS encoding 4-carboxy-4-hydroxy-2-oxoadipate aldolase/oxaloacetate decarboxylase, protein MSRHVVVQHVDRVPAEILQGLAEQGVSTVHEADGRRGALDPLVRPIQSGARIAGSAVTVSCHPGDNLMIHAAVETVRPGDIVVVTTTSPSTDGMLGELLATSLAAHGAVGVILDAGVRDVAELREMGFPVWARAISPQGTVKASPGSVNVPVVAGGQPINPGDAVVADDDGIVVVPRDRVGATLEAARKRTANEAAKRDRLAAGELGVDMYHLRPLLEQLGVEYR, encoded by the coding sequence GTGAGTCGCCACGTCGTCGTCCAGCATGTCGACCGGGTCCCCGCGGAGATCCTCCAGGGGCTCGCCGAGCAGGGCGTCTCCACGGTGCACGAGGCGGACGGGCGGCGCGGCGCGCTCGACCCGCTCGTGCGGCCGATCCAGAGCGGCGCCCGGATCGCCGGCTCGGCGGTGACCGTCTCCTGCCACCCCGGCGACAACCTGATGATCCACGCCGCGGTGGAGACCGTCCGGCCCGGCGACATCGTGGTCGTCACGACCACCTCACCGTCCACCGACGGCATGCTCGGCGAGTTGCTCGCCACCTCACTGGCCGCTCACGGTGCGGTCGGGGTGATCCTCGACGCCGGCGTGCGGGACGTGGCCGAGCTGCGGGAGATGGGCTTCCCGGTCTGGGCGCGGGCGATCAGCCCGCAGGGCACCGTGAAGGCCAGCCCCGGCTCGGTGAACGTCCCGGTGGTGGCCGGCGGACAGCCGATCAACCCGGGCGACGCGGTGGTGGCCGACGACGACGGGATCGTCGTCGTTCCCCGCGACCGGGTGGGCGCGACCCTCGAAGCGGCGCGGAAGCGGACCGCGAACGAGGCGGCGAAACGGGACAGGCTGGCCGCCGGCGAGCTGGGTGTCGACATGTACCACCTGCGGCCGCTGCTCGAACAGCTCGGCGTGGAGTACCGATGA
- a CDS encoding 4-oxalomesaconate tautomerase, with protein MTAPVPVLLMRGGTSKGAYFRAEDLPADPAGRDRLLLAIMGSPDPRQIDGIGGGHPLTSKVAVVSRSGHPDADVDYLFLQVQVDKPVVSAEQPCGNILAGVGPFAIERGLVAATGPRTSVRVHMVNTGALAVVTVPTPGGRVEYTGDTALSGVPGTAARIEVEFRDTAGSVAAGLLPTGRVRDDLGGVPATLIDNGMPVVLMNAGDLGVSGYESPAQLEANARLRHRVEELRLIAGRLMGLGDVSATTVPKMCLLAPPAHGGTLSTRMFIPHRVHASIGVLAAVSVGTAAAIPGSVAALAGTPETIRLEHPTGFSDVVVDVGTAGDEITVGRAAVVSTARLLLEGQVHPREDRNG; from the coding sequence ATGACCGCCCCGGTTCCGGTGCTGCTGATGCGCGGCGGGACGTCCAAGGGGGCGTACTTCCGCGCCGAGGACCTGCCGGCCGACCCGGCCGGGCGGGACCGGCTGCTGCTGGCGATCATGGGTTCGCCGGACCCGCGGCAGATCGACGGGATCGGCGGCGGCCATCCGCTGACCAGCAAGGTCGCCGTGGTCAGCCGCTCCGGGCACCCGGACGCCGACGTCGACTACCTGTTCCTCCAGGTGCAGGTGGACAAGCCTGTGGTCAGCGCCGAGCAGCCCTGCGGCAACATCCTGGCCGGCGTCGGACCGTTCGCAATCGAGCGCGGCCTGGTCGCGGCCACGGGCCCGCGGACCAGCGTGCGCGTCCACATGGTCAACACCGGCGCCCTGGCGGTCGTCACCGTGCCCACCCCCGGCGGCCGCGTCGAGTACACCGGGGACACCGCGCTCAGCGGCGTCCCGGGCACCGCCGCCCGGATCGAGGTGGAGTTCCGGGACACCGCGGGGTCGGTCGCCGCCGGCCTGCTGCCGACCGGCCGGGTCCGCGACGACCTCGGCGGCGTCCCGGCCACCCTGATCGACAACGGCATGCCGGTCGTCCTGATGAACGCCGGCGATCTGGGCGTCTCCGGCTACGAGAGCCCGGCCCAGCTGGAGGCGAACGCCCGCCTGCGCCACCGGGTCGAGGAGCTGCGGCTGATCGCCGGCAGGCTGATGGGCCTCGGTGACGTCTCCGCCACCACGGTGCCGAAGATGTGCCTGCTCGCCCCGCCGGCGCACGGCGGCACGCTGAGCACCCGGATGTTCATCCCGCACCGGGTGCACGCCTCGATCGGGGTGCTCGCCGCGGTGAGCGTCGGGACGGCCGCGGCCATCCCGGGCAGCGTCGCCGCGCTGGCCGGCACCCCGGAGACGATCCGCCTGGAACACCCCACCGGCTTCTCCGACGTGGTCGTCGACGTCGGCACGGCCGGCGACGAGATCACGGTCGGCCGCGCCGCCGTCGTGAGCACCGCTCGCCTGCTCCTGGAGGGGCAGGTCCACCCCCGCGAGGACAGAAATGGCTGA
- a CDS encoding VOC family protein — protein MAERARDIAHVSAVELYTPVLDDTVRFFTDQMAMEVVDRRGDSVYLHTWDDYERFSVKVTAAPTSGIGRSWLRARSPEALERRVAEIERSGCGEGWSGDEPAYGPVYHFTDPDGHRFGVYWETRRYVASDETRPSLKNQAARFPGRGANVRRLDHVNFLARDVPENETFAGETLSARPSEQIVLDDGTKAAVWYTFGDKSYDVVYTRDWTGSTGRLHHIAFATDTREDILRAADVFLEAGVHIETGPHKHAIQQTFFLYVYEPGGNRIELCNAGARLLLAPDHEVVTWTEAERAKGQAWGLRTIETFHTHGTPPVAESEWA, from the coding sequence ATGGCTGAACGCGCCCGCGACATCGCCCACGTCTCGGCGGTCGAGCTCTACACCCCGGTCCTGGACGACACCGTGCGGTTCTTCACCGACCAGATGGCGATGGAGGTGGTGGACCGCCGCGGCGACAGCGTCTACCTGCACACCTGGGACGACTACGAGAGGTTCTCGGTCAAGGTGACCGCCGCCCCGACGTCCGGGATCGGCCGGAGCTGGCTGCGGGCCCGCAGTCCGGAGGCCCTGGAGCGCCGGGTCGCCGAGATCGAGAGGTCCGGGTGCGGCGAGGGCTGGAGCGGGGACGAGCCGGCGTACGGGCCGGTCTACCACTTCACCGATCCGGACGGGCACCGGTTCGGGGTCTACTGGGAGACCCGGCGATACGTCGCCTCGGACGAGACGCGGCCGTCACTGAAGAACCAGGCCGCGCGCTTCCCCGGCCGGGGTGCGAACGTGCGCCGCCTCGACCACGTCAACTTCCTGGCGCGGGACGTGCCGGAGAACGAGACGTTCGCCGGCGAGACGCTGAGCGCCCGGCCCAGCGAGCAGATCGTCCTGGACGACGGCACCAAGGCCGCGGTCTGGTACACCTTCGGCGACAAGTCGTACGACGTGGTCTACACCCGGGACTGGACCGGCTCGACGGGGCGATTGCACCACATCGCGTTCGCCACCGACACGCGCGAGGACATCCTGCGGGCCGCCGACGTGTTCCTGGAAGCCGGCGTCCACATCGAGACCGGCCCGCACAAGCACGCCATCCAGCAGACGTTCTTCCTCTACGTCTACGAGCCCGGCGGCAACCGGATCGAGCTGTGCAACGCCGGCGCCCGGCTGCTGCTCGCACCGGACCACGAGGTGGTCACCTGGACCGAGGCGGAACGCGCCAAGGGCCAGGCCTGGGGTCTGCGGACCATCGAGACCTTCCACACCCACGGGACGCCGCCGGTGGCAGAGTCCGAGTGGGCCTGA
- a CDS encoding SDR family NAD(P)-dependent oxidoreductase produces MSAVDYRSQTVLITGASAGLGAEFARKLAARGANLVLVARRADRLADLKAELAGTGVTVTTIAMDLAVPDAGPRLRAAVAGERVTSLINNAGFGTNRPFHEEDPDRVLDEITLNVTSLVGITRAFIDELRAGDGFLINLASVAAYQPNPRMAVYGATKAFVLSFTEALWFESRNTGLRVLAVSPGATETEFFEVAGQGADGGTRRMRADQVVDAALRSLDRRNPPPSVVTGGLNRVMTGAGRLVTRRFLARVVGTLMDRSAASLSSPV; encoded by the coding sequence ATGAGTGCAGTCGATTACCGAAGCCAGACCGTCCTGATCACCGGTGCGAGCGCCGGGCTGGGCGCCGAGTTCGCCCGCAAGCTCGCCGCCCGCGGGGCGAACCTGGTGCTGGTCGCCCGCCGTGCCGACCGTCTGGCGGACCTGAAGGCCGAGCTGGCCGGGACCGGCGTCACGGTCACCACCATCGCCATGGACCTCGCCGTCCCGGACGCGGGCCCGCGTCTGCGCGCGGCCGTCGCCGGGGAGAGGGTCACCAGTCTGATCAACAACGCCGGCTTCGGCACCAACCGGCCGTTCCACGAGGAGGACCCGGACCGGGTGCTCGACGAGATCACCCTCAACGTGACCAGCCTGGTCGGCATCACCCGGGCGTTCATCGACGAGCTGCGCGCCGGCGACGGCTTCCTGATCAACCTGGCCAGCGTGGCCGCCTATCAGCCCAATCCGCGGATGGCCGTCTACGGCGCGACCAAGGCGTTCGTGCTCAGCTTCACCGAGGCGCTCTGGTTCGAGTCCCGGAACACCGGCTTGCGCGTCCTCGCCGTCTCGCCGGGCGCCACCGAGACCGAGTTCTTCGAGGTCGCCGGCCAGGGCGCGGACGGCGGCACCCGGCGGATGCGGGCCGATCAGGTGGTCGACGCCGCGCTGCGCTCCCTCGACCGGCGCAACCCGCCGCCCAGCGTGGTCACCGGCGGGCTGAACCGGGTGATGACCGGCGCGGGCCGCCTGGTCACCCGCCGGTTCCTGGCCCGGGTGGTCGGCACCCTGATGGACCGGTCTGCGGCATCGCTCAGCTCCCCGGTGTGA
- a CDS encoding TetR family transcriptional regulator, whose translation MPEQTLWNRTRQAVYDEIARTAMELFLTRGFEATTIDDIAKAAGISRRSFFRYFGTKEDIVLGDLAAQGELAARALAERPEGEDAWTALRNAFHAIKDVTYDADTMLKVSRMMYETPSLRARHIEKHLRWQASLVPELRRRLKADPENPLDVRAEALVACAITCLDVAGEAWTRANGSVPLEDLFDSAAAALRAGPQ comes from the coding sequence ATGCCCGAGCAGACCCTCTGGAACCGCACCCGCCAGGCGGTCTACGACGAGATCGCGCGCACCGCCATGGAGCTGTTCCTGACGCGCGGGTTCGAGGCGACCACGATCGACGACATCGCCAAGGCGGCCGGCATCTCGCGGCGGTCCTTCTTCCGCTATTTCGGGACGAAGGAGGACATCGTGCTGGGCGATCTGGCCGCTCAGGGCGAGCTGGCGGCCCGCGCCCTCGCGGAGCGCCCGGAGGGCGAGGACGCCTGGACCGCGCTGCGGAACGCGTTCCACGCGATCAAGGACGTGACGTACGACGCGGACACCATGCTCAAGGTGTCCCGGATGATGTATGAGACGCCGTCGCTGCGCGCCCGGCACATCGAGAAACACCTCCGGTGGCAGGCGTCGCTGGTTCCGGAGCTGCGGCGCCGGCTCAAGGCCGATCCGGAAAACCCCTTGGACGTACGCGCGGAGGCGCTCGTCGCCTGCGCGATCACCTGCCTGGACGTGGCGGGCGAGGCCTGGACCCGGGCGAACGGGTCCGTGCCCCTGGAGGATCTGTTCGACTCGGCGGCCGCCGCGCTCCGCGCCGGTCCTCAGTAG
- a CDS encoding alpha/beta fold hydrolase, with protein MTTFRSGDGVEIYYERWERESALPPVLLHHGFIADGRTNWVLPGVVAALTDAGRRVVTIDARGHGRSGKPHDPALYGESRMAGDVIELLDLLGITKVDLVGYSMGAIVALLTATRDTRVRRLVVGGVGAGVVEVGGLDTRVIGGEPLLHALRAEDPATVTDPAAAGFRAFVEAVGGDRLALAAQATAVHAAPIPLDTITVPTLVIAGDADPLATRPAVLADAIPGAVLRTVPGDHMTALRDPGFIPALTGFLAG; from the coding sequence ATGACGACGTTCCGGTCCGGTGACGGTGTGGAGATCTACTACGAACGGTGGGAGCGCGAGTCCGCGCTGCCGCCGGTGCTGCTGCACCACGGCTTCATCGCGGACGGGCGCACCAACTGGGTGCTGCCCGGCGTGGTCGCCGCCCTCACCGACGCCGGCCGCCGGGTGGTGACGATCGACGCGCGCGGCCACGGCCGCTCCGGCAAACCGCACGACCCCGCGCTGTACGGGGAGTCCCGGATGGCCGGCGACGTGATCGAGCTGCTCGACCTGCTCGGCATCACCAAGGTCGACCTGGTCGGCTACTCGATGGGCGCGATCGTCGCGCTGCTCACCGCGACCCGCGACACCCGGGTCCGTCGGCTCGTGGTCGGCGGGGTGGGCGCCGGCGTGGTCGAGGTGGGCGGCCTGGACACCCGGGTGATCGGCGGCGAGCCGCTGCTGCACGCGCTGCGGGCCGAGGATCCGGCCACCGTCACCGACCCGGCCGCGGCCGGCTTCCGGGCGTTCGTCGAGGCGGTCGGCGGCGACCGCCTGGCCCTGGCCGCGCAGGCCACCGCGGTGCACGCGGCGCCGATCCCGCTGGACACGATCACGGTGCCGACCCTGGTCATCGCCGGGGACGCGGATCCGCTGGCGACCCGCCCGGCGGTGCTGGCCGACGCGATCCCGGGTGCGGTGCTGCGGACCGTGCCCGGCGACCACATGACCGCGCTGCGGGACCCGGGCTTCATCCCGGCGCTGACCGGGTTCCTGGCCGGCTGA